Proteins encoded within one genomic window of Eleutherodactylus coqui strain aEleCoq1 chromosome 1, aEleCoq1.hap1, whole genome shotgun sequence:
- the LOC136586571 gene encoding retinol dehydrogenase 16-like — MPANTFRLYRISKFFLLSSLYKVSTKVPAVCYCRRGERQLEPRKKRFAHLKSAVMWLPLLVVLGLILWYRWHRQSQLLGNLSDKYVFITGCDTGFGRQIAKQLDGRGMKVLAACLTDAGAKELKKETSSRLQTINLDVTDSQSVSAAAKWVADIVTDKGLWGLVNNAGILIPTAPNEWLTKEDFRKILDVNLLGMVDVTINLLPLIRKSKGRIVNVSSIAGRISLCGGGYCMSKFGVEAFSDSLRRELKTFGVKVSIINPDFFKTEILHAARLKEAVTDKWKKIRPDVRNDYGEHYYHNYCKFIDALCERTCAKLTVVTDCMEHALTAVHPWTRYSAGPYAKLLYMPLSYLPTCVADYIVG, encoded by the exons ATGCCAGCAAACACTTTCAGGTTGTACCGAATCAGCAAGTTCtttcttctctcctccctctACAAGGTCTCAACTAAAGTCCCTGCTGTATGTTACTGCAGAAGGGGGGAGCGTCAGCTAGAACCTCGGAAAAAGAGGTTTGCGCATCTTAAAAG TGCAGTCATGTGGCTCCCTCTGCTGGTGGTATTGGGGTTGATCCTCTGGTACAGATGGCACAGACAGAGTCAGCTCCTAGGAAATCTCTCAGACAAGTATGTCTTTATCACTGGGTGTGACACGGGATTTGGAAGACAGATCGCTAAGCAGCTGGACGGCCGAGGAATGAAGGTTTTGGCAGCTTGTTTAACAGATGCAGGAGCTAAGGAGTTAAAGAAGGAAACCTCCAGCAGACTGCAAACTATAAACCTTGATGTCACCGACAGCCAAAGTGTCAGTGCGGCTGCCAAGTGGGTTGCTGACATTGTTACTGACAAAG gtCTATGGGGACTAGTAAATAATGCTGGTATTTTAATCCCTACGGCCCCTAATGAATGGCTAACAAAGGAAGACTTTCGAAAAATTCTAGATGTCAATCTCCTGGGGATGGTAGATGTAACAATCAATTTGCTTCCGTTGATCAGAAAATCTAAAGGCCGCATTGTAAATGTATCCAGCATTGCTGGGAGGATATCCTTGTGTGGAGGCGGATACTGCATGTCGAAGTTTGGCGTTGAAGCATTCTCAGACAGCCTAAG ACGAGAGCTCAAAACCTTTGGCGTGAAGGTCTCCATCATTAATCCGGATTTCTTTAAAACTGAAATTCTCCATGCAGCACGATTAAAAGAAGCGGTTACCGACAAATGGAAGAAAATACGGCCGGATGTTAGAAACGACTACGGGGAGCATTACTATCACAACT ATTGTAAATTCATCGATGCGCTCTGCGAACGGACTTGCGCCAAGCTGACAGTCGTCACAGACTGCATGGAGCATGCCCTGACTGCTGTACATCCCTGGACCCGTTATTCTGCTGGCCCATATGCCAAACTCCTCTACATGCCGCTGTCTTATCTTCCTACGTGTGTTGCTGATTACATAGTTGGTTAA